In candidate division KSB1 bacterium, the following are encoded in one genomic region:
- the ndhC gene encoding NADH-quinone oxidoreductase subunit A has protein sequence MVSELLPIVFMIIVAVGLAAVILILSSLLGPRRPEAVKLSPYESGMEPFGEAHQRFSIRFYIIAMLFVIFDIEIIFFYPWAIVYKDFLSLGNFILFEMLVFVALLLVGYVYAWKKGAFEWD, from the coding sequence ATGGTAAGCGAGTTATTACCCATTGTTTTTATGATCATAGTTGCTGTAGGACTTGCAGCTGTTATCTTAATTTTAAGCTCTCTTTTAGGTCCCCGGCGTCCGGAAGCAGTTAAACTTAGCCCCTATGAATCAGGCATGGAACCATTTGGTGAGGCGCATCAACGGTTTTCAATTCGGTTTTATATCATTGCCATGTTGTTTGTTATTTTCGACATCGAAATCATTTTTTTCTATCCCTGGGCGATAGTATATAAAGATTTCCTTTCTCTTGGGAATTTTATTTTATTCGAGATGTTGGTTTTTGTAGCATTGTTGCTGGTAGGATATGTTTATGCATGGAAGAAGGGAGCGTTCGAATGGGACTAG
- a CDS encoding NADH-quinone oxidoreductase subunit B, translated as MGLESKLGDNIFTTQLDKFINWGRKNSLWPMPFGTACCGIELMAVLGPKYDLARFGAEAIRFSPRQSDLMIVAGRISIKMMPVLQRIFQQMPEPKWVISMGACASTGGVFDTYSTIQGVDNFIPVDVYVPGCPPRPETVIDAVMKIQAMIEKESSKKYK; from the coding sequence ATGGGACTAGAAAGCAAATTGGGCGATAACATTTTCACCACCCAGCTTGATAAATTTATCAATTGGGGGCGTAAAAATTCTTTATGGCCAATGCCATTTGGAACCGCATGTTGTGGAATTGAGTTAATGGCCGTCCTGGGTCCGAAATATGATTTAGCCCGGTTTGGCGCGGAAGCGATTCGCTTTTCCCCGAGACAATCTGATTTGATGATCGTTGCCGGCAGAATTAGCATTAAAATGATGCCCGTATTACAGAGAATTTTCCAACAAATGCCGGAGCCGAAATGGGTCATTTCCATGGGTGCTTGTGCATCGACCGGTGGCGTGTTCGATACCTATTCAACCATACAGGGAGTGGATAATTTTATTCCTGTAGATGTTTACGTTCCCGGATGTCCACCTCGTCCCGAGACAGTGATTGATGCCGTGATGAAAATTCAAGCAATGATTGAAAAAGAATCCTCAAAAAAATATAAGTGA
- a CDS encoding NADH-quinone oxidoreductase subunit C gives MAGNQELIDFVKSKFSSSVLETSNQFNQASVSVRKEHLLEILECLRDDPVTQFDYLMDVCGVDYLEMGGIERFCVVYQLYSSQHNHRLRIKTYISESDLTVDTVSPLWLSAEWAEREVYDMYGIKFNNHPDMRRILNPDDFEGFPLRKEFPCEGIGFRENFKKVERMTGLD, from the coding sequence GTGGCCGGCAATCAAGAACTGATAGATTTTGTAAAATCCAAATTTAGCTCCTCCGTTTTAGAAACTAGTAACCAGTTCAACCAGGCTTCTGTTTCTGTGCGCAAAGAACATTTATTGGAAATCCTGGAATGCCTACGAGACGATCCCGTGACCCAATTTGATTACCTTATGGATGTTTGCGGCGTGGATTATTTGGAGATGGGCGGAATCGAACGCTTTTGCGTGGTGTACCAATTGTATTCCTCACAACACAATCATCGCCTTCGAATTAAAACATATATCTCTGAGAGTGATTTGACTGTGGATACGGTTAGCCCATTGTGGCTTTCAGCCGAGTGGGCGGAACGTGAAGTCTATGATATGTATGGAATTAAGTTTAATAATCATCCGGATATGAGAAGAATTTTAAATCCTGATGATTTTGAAGGGTTTCCTCTACGTAAAGAGTTCCCTTGTGAAGGAATTGGATTCCGTGAAAACTTTAAAAAAGTTGAACGAATGACTGGTTTGGATTAA
- the nuoD gene encoding NADH dehydrogenase (quinone) subunit D, giving the protein MAETKEIEEQIHQAEPVVDDFLYDAKDSRMLLNFGPSHPATHGTLRLILELEGEIVVKCTPDLGFLHHGFEKLGEYRSYNQVVTITDRMNYLSPMNNNFAYILAIEELFELEIPKRAQYFRVILAELSRIMDHLLNIATQAMDLGAFTALLYLFRERENIYNLFELITGTRLTISYVRLGGFAVDRDIPEEFFTNLQKFLTGLPNTLEDVDNLLSHNQIWLNRTKDVGVITKEDAIKYAITGPCLRASGIPLDIRITQPYSSYEDFDFDIPVGESGDVYDRYLVRMEEMKQAVRIIQQAVENLPEGEMNVDSNSKVTLPSKDEVYGSIEGLIHQFEIIMENRGALAPVGESYVATESPNGELGFFVISNKGRGPYRFRVRPPSFYHYQILPSLVEGYMLSDLVAVLSSLNLIAGELDR; this is encoded by the coding sequence ATGGCAGAAACGAAAGAAATCGAAGAACAAATTCATCAGGCTGAACCGGTTGTCGATGACTTCCTTTATGACGCGAAAGACAGCCGAATGCTTCTTAACTTTGGGCCCTCACATCCGGCGACCCATGGCACCCTGCGTTTAATACTTGAATTAGAAGGAGAAATTGTTGTCAAATGTACACCTGACCTTGGCTTTCTTCATCACGGTTTTGAAAAATTGGGTGAATATAGATCTTACAACCAGGTTGTAACGATTACGGATCGGATGAATTATCTTTCTCCGATGAACAATAATTTTGCTTATATTTTAGCAATTGAAGAGTTGTTCGAACTTGAAATTCCAAAACGCGCACAATATTTTCGTGTCATTCTTGCCGAGCTTTCAAGGATCATGGACCATCTGTTGAACATTGCGACCCAGGCCATGGATTTGGGTGCATTCACAGCTCTGCTTTACCTGTTCAGGGAACGGGAAAATATTTACAATTTATTTGAATTGATTACGGGGACCCGATTGACCATCAGTTATGTAAGACTGGGTGGATTTGCAGTTGATCGGGATATTCCGGAAGAATTCTTTACTAATCTGCAAAAATTCCTTACAGGTTTGCCAAACACCCTGGAAGATGTAGATAATCTGCTTTCGCATAATCAAATCTGGTTGAATCGAACCAAAGATGTTGGCGTCATTACCAAAGAAGACGCTATAAAATATGCGATCACGGGTCCATGTCTCAGGGCTAGCGGCATCCCGCTCGACATTCGAATAACGCAACCCTATTCTTCTTATGAAGATTTTGATTTTGACATACCGGTAGGAGAAAGCGGAGATGTTTATGATCGCTATCTTGTTCGAATGGAAGAGATGAAACAAGCTGTTCGAATTATCCAGCAAGCGGTAGAAAACTTACCAGAGGGAGAAATGAACGTTGATTCCAACAGCAAAGTTACCCTTCCTTCTAAAGATGAAGTGTATGGCTCTATTGAAGGTTTGATCCATCAATTTGAAATTATAATGGAAAATAGAGGAGCACTAGCCCCGGTTGGTGAATCGTATGTTGCCACCGAATCACCCAACGGTGAGCTGGGATTTTTCGTGATCAGCAACAAAGGCCGCGGACCTTACAGATTCCGTGTTCGCCCACCCTCTTTTTATCATTACCAGATTCTTCCCAGTTTGGTGGAAGGATATATGTTGTCGGATTTGGTGGCGGTTTTGAGTAGTTTGAACCTCATTGCCGGTGAGTTAGATCGATGA
- a CDS encoding NAD(P)H-dependent oxidoreductase subunit E, which produces MSVETATDKIQFSQEGKVEVERILGNYPNKEAAMLPVLHLAKKEFKTITPEVMEYVASLLDVSPINVATVVSFYTLYPREEEGRHVIQVCATLSCEIMGATSVVDHIAKKLKIKVSETTKDKRFTLKKVECLGSCDTAPMMQINDDYYENLTIERIDEILDSLK; this is translated from the coding sequence ATGAGTGTTGAAACGGCAACGGATAAGATACAATTTTCTCAAGAAGGTAAAGTTGAAGTAGAAAGAATCCTCGGCAATTATCCCAATAAGGAAGCCGCAATGCTTCCCGTCCTGCATCTGGCAAAAAAAGAATTTAAAACAATCACACCGGAAGTGATGGAATATGTTGCAAGCTTGCTGGATGTGAGCCCAATAAATGTTGCAACCGTAGTTTCTTTTTATACACTTTACCCGCGGGAAGAAGAAGGGCGGCATGTGATTCAAGTTTGCGCAACATTATCCTGTGAAATAATGGGTGCCACATCGGTTGTGGATCACATTGCAAAAAAATTGAAAATCAAAGTGAGTGAAACAACAAAGGATAAGCGTTTTACTCTTAAGAAAGTTGAATGTCTGGGTTCTTGCGACACTGCCCCGATGATGCAAATTAACGATGATTATTACGAGAACCTGACCATTGAAAGAATTGATGAAATTCTTGATAGTTTGAAATAG
- the nuoF gene encoding NADH-quinone oxidoreductase subunit NuoF produces MAEHYFLQNKDEPDSIKIDFYLSNGGYKAFESIVKEKSPDEVIEFVKKSGLRGRGGAGFPTGVKWSFVPKDSDKPKYLVCNADESEPGTFKDRYLIEKEPHMLIEGIAIAAYAIQSNIAYNYIRGEFVYGSNVFEQAVKEAEEKGILGTNIFGSGYDLKIVNHRGAGAYICGEETGLLESLEGKRGWPRLKPPFPAIEGAFKCPTIVNNVETLVNLPLIFNHGIEWFSSIGPNEKNSGPKLYCVSGHVKKPGLYEFPMGKNLKELIYEDCGGMRNGHKLKAVIPGGSSVPVITADEIDVSMDFDSMAEIGSMLGSTGVIVMDETTCMVDALLNIERFYAHESCGQCTPCREGTTWLVKILQRIERGEGRMEDMDLLDDIADKINFRTICPLGDAAAMPANSFINKFRGEFEEHVRRGKCPVKKDKSIKVVDAHI; encoded by the coding sequence ATGGCTGAACATTATTTTCTTCAAAACAAAGATGAACCTGATTCAATTAAGATTGACTTTTATTTAAGCAATGGCGGCTACAAGGCTTTCGAGTCTATTGTTAAGGAAAAATCGCCTGATGAGGTCATCGAGTTCGTTAAGAAATCAGGTTTACGTGGCCGGGGCGGCGCTGGTTTTCCGACAGGAGTAAAATGGAGCTTTGTGCCAAAAGATTCTGACAAGCCTAAATATCTTGTCTGTAACGCTGATGAATCTGAGCCCGGTACCTTTAAGGATCGTTATCTCATTGAAAAAGAACCTCATATGCTCATCGAAGGAATAGCTATCGCTGCATATGCTATTCAATCGAATATTGCATACAATTACATCCGGGGTGAATTTGTTTATGGTTCAAATGTTTTTGAGCAAGCTGTAAAAGAAGCTGAAGAAAAGGGAATTTTAGGTACCAATATTTTTGGCAGTGGTTACGATTTAAAAATTGTTAATCATCGTGGCGCAGGCGCCTATATATGCGGTGAAGAAACAGGCTTATTAGAATCACTAGAAGGCAAGCGCGGATGGCCAAGATTGAAACCGCCGTTCCCTGCTATTGAAGGCGCTTTTAAATGTCCTACTATTGTTAATAATGTTGAAACATTGGTAAACCTACCTTTGATATTCAACCATGGTATAGAGTGGTTTTCAAGCATAGGTCCTAATGAAAAAAATTCCGGACCTAAATTATATTGTGTGTCCGGCCATGTGAAAAAACCCGGGTTGTATGAGTTTCCCATGGGGAAGAACCTCAAGGAATTAATTTATGAAGATTGTGGCGGTATGCGAAATGGGCACAAATTAAAAGCAGTTATTCCGGGGGGATCTTCGGTTCCGGTGATAACAGCCGATGAAATTGATGTTAGTATGGACTTTGATTCTATGGCTGAGATAGGGTCCATGCTGGGCTCTACTGGAGTCATTGTAATGGATGAAACTACCTGTATGGTAGATGCTTTACTCAATATTGAAAGATTTTATGCACATGAATCCTGCGGCCAATGTACTCCTTGCCGTGAAGGTACAACCTGGTTGGTAAAAATCTTACAGCGGATCGAGAGAGGTGAAGGTCGAATGGAAGATATGGATCTGTTGGATGACATTGCAGACAAAATCAATTTTCGTACAATATGTCCCTTGGGTGACGCCGCTGCTATGCCTGCAAACAGCTTTATCAATAAGTTCCGGGGGGAATTTGAAGAACACGTACGACGAGGTAAGTGTCCGGTTAAAAAAGACAAAAGTATAAAGGTTGTAGATGCCCACATTTAA
- a CDS encoding molybdopterin-dependent oxidoreductase, protein MPTFKLNDKEITTEPGKNILQAALENGIEIPHYCYHQSLTVVGSCRLCLVELNNAPKLIPSCATTVQDGMDVKTDTDTVKEAIESMLEFFLINHPLDCPICDKAGECDLQDYTFKYGSSHSRMVEEKRVRPTKDLGGNILLYRNRCVMCTRCVRFFEDIVGDPYLTIEHRGYETDISIFPGRGLTHKMTGNIVEICPVGCLIDKDFLFNSRVWNLTSTKSVCPGCSAGCNIDIQHKEEKIYRIQSRQNMEVNEHWICDDGRYIYHRFEDLDRISYPMKKARNKLNNTSWEEALSIIHDRLVLLKRSKETSKIAIVGSAFATNEENYLLRKVFHEELGCKNFFVYNSQPQGEDIIYKSGFTIYADKSPNYRGAKLILGEKSDFWNEIKNGKIEVLYFLNGDIDLKLSDKQKDLLKKLDFLVIQDVAVSDLTMAADVVLPSTYFAEQSGSYINAKGQMQKIQAAIKPSGDTHQGWQVLLDLYKMFNENSTMVTIGDVINDMVQEVEALKDVSFFKLGDYGMKLEKATA, encoded by the coding sequence ATGCCCACATTTAAATTAAACGATAAAGAAATTACAACTGAGCCTGGGAAAAATATTCTTCAGGCCGCGCTTGAAAATGGAATAGAAATACCCCATTATTGCTACCATCAATCATTAACAGTAGTGGGAAGCTGTCGGCTGTGTCTTGTTGAACTGAACAATGCGCCCAAATTAATCCCTTCTTGTGCAACTACAGTCCAGGATGGCATGGATGTAAAAACCGACACAGATACGGTAAAAGAAGCGATTGAGAGCATGCTGGAGTTTTTCTTAATCAACCATCCGCTTGACTGCCCTATTTGCGATAAAGCCGGTGAGTGCGATCTGCAGGATTACACCTTTAAATATGGCTCTTCGCATAGCCGTATGGTTGAAGAAAAACGGGTTCGGCCTACAAAGGATTTAGGTGGAAATATTCTTTTATATCGCAACAGGTGTGTGATGTGTACTCGTTGTGTTAGATTCTTCGAGGATATAGTGGGAGACCCATATCTAACCATTGAACACAGAGGCTATGAAACGGATATCTCGATTTTTCCAGGAAGAGGTTTAACTCATAAAATGACAGGGAATATCGTTGAGATTTGTCCTGTGGGCTGTTTGATTGATAAAGACTTTCTATTCAACTCAAGAGTATGGAATTTAACATCGACAAAAAGTGTATGCCCGGGTTGCAGCGCCGGTTGTAACATAGATATTCAGCATAAAGAAGAAAAGATCTATCGCATACAATCGAGACAGAACATGGAAGTAAACGAACATTGGATTTGTGATGACGGCCGTTATATTTATCATCGATTCGAAGACCTGGATCGCATCTCCTATCCGATGAAGAAAGCCAGAAATAAATTAAATAATACGAGTTGGGAAGAAGCATTATCGATTATTCATGACCGTTTAGTACTACTTAAGAGATCAAAGGAAACTTCTAAGATCGCCATTGTTGGATCGGCATTTGCCACCAATGAAGAGAACTACCTGCTTCGCAAAGTTTTTCATGAAGAATTAGGATGCAAAAATTTCTTTGTATATAATAGTCAACCACAGGGCGAAGACATCATTTATAAATCAGGGTTTACCATTTATGCGGATAAAAGTCCGAATTACCGCGGAGCAAAGTTGATATTAGGCGAAAAGTCTGATTTTTGGAATGAAATTAAAAACGGCAAAATCGAAGTTCTCTATTTTCTTAATGGTGATATAGATTTGAAGCTATCCGATAAGCAGAAAGATTTGCTTAAAAAGTTGGATTTTCTGGTTATACAGGATGTAGCTGTTAGTGATTTAACAATGGCAGCGGATGTTGTGCTTCCTTCAACCTATTTTGCAGAGCAATCCGGTTCTTACATAAATGCCAAGGGACAGATGCAAAAAATCCAGGCTGCTATTAAGCCGTCCGGTGATACTCACCAAGGTTGGCAAGTTTTATTAGACCTCTATAAAATGTTTAATGAGAATAGTACCATGGTAACCATTGGCGATGTCATCAATGATATGGTGCAAGAGGTAGAGGCTTTAAAAGATGTTTCCTTCTTTAAATTGGGTGATTATGGGATGAAACTGGAAAAGGCGACTGCATGA
- the nuoH gene encoding NADH-quinone oxidoreductase subunit NuoH — protein sequence MTETGLALIDLVIMIAKIVLVVFINVNLVLVLILAERKISAYMQDRIGPNRVGPGGLLQPVADGIKFIFKEDIIPNHVEKVIYVIAPMMVLIPSILTFAVIPFGHSFSAFGREVNLQIANLNVGLLYIFALVSLSVYGLILGGWASNSKYPLFGAIRSSAQVISYELSMGLALIGVLMIAGTLRLDEMVKQQSQLLFGILPNWNIFLQPVGFIIFLISIFAETNRLPFDLSEAEPELVAGYHTEYSSMKFSMFFMGEYIAMITASALISTLYFGGWDFPYVDESQMGLWGVVLSLVAFAAKTGFFLFFFIWIRWTIPRFRFDQLMRLGWKVLLPIALANVVVTGIIISLLY from the coding sequence ATGACAGAAACGGGTCTTGCCTTGATCGATTTAGTTATTATGATCGCCAAAATTGTGCTTGTTGTGTTCATCAACGTTAATCTGGTTTTGGTTTTAATCCTGGCCGAACGAAAAATTAGCGCCTATATGCAAGACAGGATTGGTCCAAACCGGGTTGGACCAGGCGGTTTACTGCAACCGGTTGCAGATGGGATTAAGTTTATTTTCAAGGAAGATATAATCCCAAACCACGTAGAAAAAGTGATTTACGTTATTGCCCCAATGATGGTTTTGATCCCATCGATTCTGACATTTGCAGTAATCCCGTTTGGTCACAGTTTTTCTGCGTTTGGCAGAGAAGTCAATTTGCAAATAGCAAATCTAAATGTAGGATTGCTTTATATTTTTGCGTTGGTCTCGTTGAGTGTGTATGGTTTAATTCTCGGTGGCTGGGCATCCAATAGCAAATACCCTTTATTCGGTGCTATTCGTTCTTCTGCCCAGGTGATCAGCTATGAGCTTTCCATGGGACTCGCCTTAATCGGAGTCCTGATGATAGCCGGAACATTACGTTTGGATGAAATGGTTAAGCAGCAATCACAATTATTGTTTGGTATACTGCCTAATTGGAATATTTTTTTACAGCCTGTTGGATTTATCATATTCTTGATTTCAATTTTTGCGGAGACCAATCGTTTGCCTTTCGATTTGTCAGAAGCAGAACCCGAATTGGTCGCGGGTTATCATACAGAATATAGCAGTATGAAATTTTCCATGTTTTTCATGGGAGAATATATTGCAATGATTACGGCTTCTGCTTTGATCAGTACACTGTATTTTGGCGGTTGGGATTTTCCTTATGTGGATGAAAGCCAAATGGGATTATGGGGAGTAGTGCTTTCGTTGGTAGCTTTTGCAGCAAAAACCGGTTTTTTCCTCTTCTTTTTTATTTGGATTCGCTGGACTATTCCCCGATTCAGATTCGATCAATTAATGCGCTTAGGGTGGAAGGTACTTCTTCCGATTGCCCTGGCGAATGTTGTTGTAACAGGCATCATTATCAGTTTATTGTATTAA
- a CDS encoding NADH-quinone oxidoreductase subunit I: protein MAIIKVAYKPKWTDKFYFPAIVKGMFITLRHMFKKKYTIQYPEEKWIPAPGHRGAIRLNRDEQGRVKCVSCEMCSTACPAKCISMTAGVAPWDDREKYPVRFEIDMLRCILCGMCEEACPEDAIQLTEIYDFSAYTREELIWDKERLLKNYDLTADGKYFDRSKEETGF, encoded by the coding sequence ATGGCAATTATCAAAGTAGCTTACAAACCAAAATGGACGGATAAATTTTATTTTCCTGCAATTGTGAAAGGTATGTTCATTACGTTGAGACATATGTTCAAGAAAAAGTATACCATTCAATATCCTGAAGAAAAATGGATTCCAGCACCTGGTCATCGGGGCGCCATTCGTCTTAACAGGGATGAGCAGGGTAGAGTCAAATGTGTCAGTTGCGAAATGTGTTCAACAGCATGTCCTGCAAAATGTATTTCGATGACAGCTGGTGTTGCGCCATGGGATGACAGGGAAAAATATCCGGTTCGATTTGAAATTGATATGCTTCGATGTATCCTGTGCGGAATGTGTGAAGAAGCCTGTCCGGAGGATGCCATTCAACTCACCGAAATTTATGATTTCTCCGCCTACACGCGTGAGGAACTGATCTGGGATAAAGAGAGATTGCTTAAGAATTATGACTTAACAGCAGATGGAAAATATTTTGATCGTTCTAAAGAAGAAACAGGATTTTAA
- a CDS encoding NADH-quinone oxidoreductase subunit J: MISFFFFFFSVIVIASAIVMILHKNPVYSALFLIITFFGIAGFYFLLEAQFLAIVHIIVYAGAIMVLFLFVIMLLNLRQEARMPIGKPFQVLFGSVLSVLFLSQIFLIIYKGSVTGKIGNFPPEKINELGSVEVLGGKLFTDYLFPFEAASILLLIGIVGAIVLGSKHLPKEE, translated from the coding sequence ATGATATCGTTTTTCTTTTTCTTTTTTTCTGTGATTGTAATAGCATCGGCCATTGTTATGATTTTGCATAAGAATCCGGTTTACAGTGCCTTATTTTTGATCATCACTTTTTTTGGCATTGCAGGATTTTATTTTCTGTTAGAAGCTCAATTCCTGGCCATTGTTCATATTATTGTTTATGCCGGAGCAATTATGGTGCTTTTTCTTTTCGTGATTATGTTGCTGAATTTACGCCAGGAAGCCCGAATGCCCATTGGCAAACCATTCCAGGTTTTGTTTGGTTCAGTATTATCTGTTTTATTCTTGTCCCAAATCTTTTTGATTATCTATAAAGGATCCGTTACGGGTAAAATTGGCAATTTTCCACCGGAGAAAATTAACGAGTTGGGAAGTGTGGAAGTTTTAGGTGGTAAACTTTTTACGGATTATTTATTTCCTTTTGAAGCAGCGTCCATACTTTTACTGATAGGAATAGTTGGTGCAATTGTATTAGGCAGCAAACACCTTCCAAAAGAAGAATAA
- the nuoK gene encoding NADH-quinone oxidoreductase subunit NuoK, giving the protein MIPVEYFLIVAAVLFAIGVLGVLMRRNALVIFMSIELMLNAVNLTFVALARQLNSVDGQIFVFFIMTVAAAEVAVGLAIIISLFRLKGTINVDEINLLRG; this is encoded by the coding sequence ATGATACCTGTCGAGTATTTTCTAATTGTAGCAGCTGTGCTTTTCGCCATTGGTGTACTAGGTGTACTTATGCGAAGAAATGCTCTCGTCATTTTTATGAGTATTGAATTAATGTTAAATGCGGTAAATTTAACATTTGTAGCATTGGCGCGTCAACTTAACTCCGTAGATGGTCAAATCTTTGTATTTTTTATTATGACTGTCGCAGCAGCAGAGGTTGCCGTTGGGCTTGCTATAATTATTTCGTTATTCCGGCTTAAAGGCACGATTAATGTTGATGAAATTAATCTTTTGCGTGGATAA
- the nuoL gene encoding NADH-quinone oxidoreductase subunit L, with protein sequence MLEYVWLVPLFPLIGVIINGFFGTKFNEKTVGIVGSSAIGLSFLVSLSLFSGLLDLPEQSRIFEYDLFTWIAAGSFSVKVGFQIDPLSMVMLLVVTGVSTIIHVYSIGYMHGDKGIARYFTYLNLFVFSMLLLIMANNFLLMFVGWEGVGLCSYLLIGFWYENKDYAYAGRKAFVVNRIGDFGFLLAVFLIFVTFGTLDFTEVFSQAASNFSVGNDTMTAIALLLFVGAVGKSAQIPLYVWLPDAMAGPTPVSALIHAATMVTAGVYMIARTNVIYTLSPIAMGVVAVVGALTAIFAATIGITQFDIKRVLAYSTVSQLGYMILGVGVGAFSAGIFHLMTHAFFKALLFLGAGSVMHAMSNNTDMRMMGGLKKHMPITFWTMFLATLAIAGIPGFSGFFSKDEILWQAFSSPYGGYWLWLIGAIAAGITTFYMFRLIFMTFFGNLRADKEIAHHVHESPKVMTIPLILLAVLAVIGGYVGIPALLGGSNHFEHFLHPVFEQSSNIREAFFSHSASETNHEMEKTLMGIVLLISFVSIGFAYLLYVKKTDIPDSIANRLGLIYKAVFNKYYVDELYDFLIVRPIHKLSDLVLWKVVDVKIVDGAVNGTGFLVRTTSKYLRNIQTGFVQNYALVFVLGVVVILFFIIF encoded by the coding sequence ATGCTTGAATATGTATGGTTAGTTCCTCTATTCCCTCTAATTGGCGTTATTATTAATGGTTTTTTTGGTACAAAATTTAATGAGAAAACAGTTGGCATCGTCGGAAGCTCAGCTATTGGACTTTCCTTTTTAGTCTCGTTATCACTTTTTTCAGGTTTGTTGGATCTTCCTGAACAATCACGCATTTTTGAATATGATTTGTTTACCTGGATCGCCGCCGGCTCTTTTTCCGTAAAAGTCGGATTTCAGATCGATCCTTTGTCTATGGTCATGCTTTTAGTGGTTACGGGTGTCTCCACGATCATTCATGTTTATTCAATAGGCTATATGCATGGCGATAAAGGAATCGCACGATACTTTACCTACCTGAATCTATTTGTCTTTTCCATGCTTCTACTGATTATGGCAAATAATTTTCTGTTAATGTTTGTCGGTTGGGAAGGAGTAGGTCTCTGTTCTTATTTGTTAATTGGATTCTGGTATGAAAATAAAGATTATGCATATGCCGGTCGCAAGGCTTTTGTCGTAAATAGAATTGGCGATTTCGGTTTCTTGTTGGCTGTATTTCTAATATTTGTAACGTTCGGTACACTGGATTTTACAGAAGTATTTTCTCAGGCTGCCAGTAATTTTTCGGTTGGCAATGATACTATGACTGCAATTGCTCTTTTACTTTTTGTCGGTGCGGTTGGCAAATCTGCACAAATTCCACTTTATGTCTGGTTACCCGATGCCATGGCTGGTCCGACACCGGTTAGCGCTTTGATCCATGCAGCTACAATGGTAACAGCCGGCGTATATATGATAGCCCGTACCAATGTGATTTATACACTATCACCTATAGCCATGGGTGTTGTCGCGGTTGTTGGAGCATTAACAGCTATTTTTGCCGCAACCATAGGAATCACTCAATTTGATATTAAGCGGGTGTTGGCTTATTCAACCGTAAGCCAATTGGGATATATGATACTTGGTGTCGGAGTTGGAGCGTTTTCAGCTGGCATATTCCATCTCATGACACATGCATTTTTCAAAGCCCTTCTATTTCTTGGCGCTGGAAGTGTTATGCATGCCATGTCCAATAATACCGACATGCGCATGATGGGTGGATTAAAAAAACATATGCCCATAACTTTCTGGACAATGTTTCTTGCAACCCTTGCAATAGCCGGGATTCCCGGCTTTTCCGGTTTTTTTAGTAAAGACGAAATCTTGTGGCAAGCTTTTTCAAGCCCCTACGGAGGTTATTGGTTATGGCTAATCGGTGCTATTGCTGCCGGCATTACCACTTTCTATATGTTTAGATTGATCTTTATGACATTTTTCGGTAATCTCCGGGCAGATAAGGAAATAGCCCATCACGTTCATGAATCGCCAAAAGTGATGACGATTCCTTTAATTCTGTTAGCGGTACTTGCGGTTATTGGTGGTTACGTGGGGATACCGGCTTTACTTGGAGGAAGTAATCATTTTGAGCATTTCCTGCATCCTGTTTTCGAGCAAAGCAGCAACATTAGAGAGGCATTTTTTAGCCATTCGGCTTCAGAAACTAACCATGAAATGGAAAAAACACTAATGGGCATCGTTTTGTTGATCAGTTTTGTAAGTATTGGCTTTGCATATCTTTTATATGTCAAAAAAACGGATATCCCGGATAGCATTGCCAATAGATTGGGTCTTATTTATAAGGCAGTATTCAATAAATACTATGTGGATGAGCTATATGATTTTCTTATTGTTCGGCCAATCCATAAACTGTCTGATTTAGTATTATGGAAAGTAGTAGATGTGAAAATAGTGGATGGGGCTGTTAATGGAACCGGATTTTTAGTTAGGACAACCAGTAAATATTTACGCAATATTCAAACCGGCTTCGTACAGAATTATGCTTTGGTATTTGTTCTTGGTGTTGTTGTAATATTATTTTTCATCATTTTTTGA